One genomic segment of Virgibacillus doumboii includes these proteins:
- a CDS encoding DrmE family protein has product METSESKILPLELLHKSELRYNGVELSLLSSDKELLDTLSKRNTVKNKTINVNPYGFLRALLLSIFYQLNGIKNEIIRLNEENIQRLSIGQKVKLDGSIGSVEEINEEHKVKVRFSDMTYILPKALTWRISLYQGNAKITKYKYRPIKKIKKERKIFSDIFNFDSIEIPTINTYKTLIVCNKREMNYINNITLKGTPLVDLIPTGYFPKADNFQRIGRDPLQRDSLLCFTPNLETANELIKDDENIKNIIVFGKSKILGNSIYIDVIDNYSSLDNISIVMDLLDIDSKVISIMNSFKYDIIPETSPTLSDNAPVIINTTNDTEDLLLERNTIARRSNYFERNFLVVESEANEILHSLKKKVLTLKKEFTQNIYIMNIVRKTLGFLSFLRTMPISIKELEDINPKFHYHSIITELESEKLNVLATTSEDTFNMVNGIINDVKTLLSFHDIQHPKEEMLRDIMCKLEYNDCIVVKRKNYIDYLYTWMNHEYPNVDISIKTVKQIQREKKFYNNIYILGWYDSDVFYLGTKSKGQYEHHVLYKDELNSLNYYFQQYNKMIGPFVSEKDSDNKLDLTNSSKQVNEKEYEDLNFIIKNMETALINSYNTKETSGNEEATLILFDEGQFAFLTNGYNCRILDREKETIVRKNVSELEEYDELVFVDKDEDVFNELVNNMRTSSEKVNKLYVLSELWTEALKEYQEKYGFTELSIANQLKEYGVSRHPATIANWLKDPSVIGTNDVIEATSRLTNDRTLINKLSDVKNACSQVRAMHIKLGRYLANSIISSYNTNENNTDQILKELVEDLSKNINIVQVRKKNSRKVHVPYFKTNRLLDQEG; this is encoded by the coding sequence GTGGAAACATCTGAAAGTAAAATTTTGCCACTTGAGTTATTACATAAATCTGAACTTAGATATAATGGTGTTGAACTTTCTTTGTTGAGTTCTGACAAAGAATTGTTGGATACGCTTAGTAAGAGAAATACTGTAAAAAATAAAACTATTAATGTGAATCCCTATGGTTTTTTAAGGGCTTTACTATTAAGCATATTTTACCAATTAAATGGTATTAAGAATGAAATTATTAGACTTAATGAAGAAAATATCCAACGCCTCAGTATCGGGCAAAAAGTAAAATTAGATGGAAGTATAGGGAGTGTTGAAGAAATAAATGAAGAACATAAGGTTAAAGTGAGATTCTCAGATATGACTTACATTTTGCCAAAAGCACTTACTTGGAGGATAAGTTTGTATCAAGGAAATGCAAAAATAACTAAATATAAATATCGACCAATCAAAAAGATTAAAAAAGAACGAAAAATATTTTCGGATATATTTAATTTTGATTCAATAGAAATCCCCACAATAAATACATATAAAACATTGATTGTTTGTAATAAAAGAGAAATGAATTATATAAATAATATTACTTTAAAGGGCACTCCCTTAGTTGATTTAATTCCTACAGGTTATTTTCCTAAAGCTGATAATTTTCAAAGAATAGGAAGAGACCCTTTACAAAGAGACTCACTACTTTGCTTTACTCCAAATCTTGAAACTGCTAATGAATTAATTAAAGATGATGAGAATATTAAAAACATTATTGTATTCGGTAAAAGTAAAATACTTGGTAATAGCATATATATTGACGTAATAGATAATTATAGCAGCTTGGATAATATCTCTATAGTAATGGATTTATTAGATATAGATTCTAAGGTTATTTCAATTATGAATAGTTTTAAATATGATATCATTCCAGAAACAAGCCCCACTTTAAGTGACAATGCCCCAGTAATTATAAATACAACAAATGATACAGAGGATCTTTTGCTAGAAAGAAATACAATTGCAAGAAGATCAAACTATTTTGAAAGGAATTTTTTGGTAGTAGAGTCAGAAGCAAATGAAATATTGCATTCTTTGAAAAAGAAAGTGCTTACATTAAAAAAAGAATTCACACAAAACATTTATATAATGAATATAGTAAGAAAAACATTAGGCTTTTTAAGTTTTTTAAGAACAATGCCAATATCAATAAAAGAACTAGAAGATATCAATCCTAAATTTCATTACCATAGCATAATAACTGAATTAGAGTCGGAAAAGTTAAATGTGCTTGCTACTACTTCTGAAGATACTTTTAATATGGTGAATGGAATAATAAATGATGTGAAAACTTTACTTTCGTTTCATGATATACAGCATCCAAAGGAAGAAATGTTAAGAGATATAATGTGTAAATTAGAATATAACGATTGCATTGTTGTTAAAAGGAAAAACTATATCGATTATTTATATACGTGGATGAACCATGAATACCCAAATGTCGACATATCAATTAAAACTGTTAAACAAATACAACGGGAAAAGAAATTCTACAATAATATTTATATACTGGGGTGGTATGACAGCGATGTATTTTATCTGGGAACGAAATCAAAAGGACAGTACGAACATCATGTTCTATATAAAGATGAATTAAATTCTCTTAATTATTACTTTCAACAATATAATAAAATGATTGGTCCTTTTGTGTCGGAAAAGGACTCAGATAACAAATTGGACCTTACGAATAGTAGTAAACAGGTAAATGAAAAGGAATATGAGGATTTAAATTTTATAATTAAAAATATGGAGACGGCCCTAATAAATTCATACAATACAAAAGAGACTTCGGGTAATGAAGAAGCCACTTTAATTCTTTTTGATGAGGGACAATTTGCCTTTCTGACTAATGGATATAACTGTCGCATTCTTGATCGGGAAAAAGAGACAATTGTTAGGAAAAACGTTTCCGAACTAGAAGAATACGATGAATTAGTTTTTGTTGATAAAGATGAAGATGTTTTTAATGAGTTGGTAAATAACATGAGGACGTCATCCGAAAAGGTAAATAAACTCTATGTCTTAAGTGAATTATGGACGGAAGCGCTTAAAGAATATCAAGAAAAGTACGGTTTTACTGAGTTAAGTATTGCAAATCAGTTGAAGGAATATGGTGTCTCAAGGCATCCTGCTACTATTGCTAACTGGCTAAAAGACCCCTCTGTTATAGGGACAAATGATGTTATTGAAGCAACTTCTAGATTAACGAATGACAGAACTCTAATAAATAAACTTTCTGATGTAAAAAATGCTTGTAGTCAAGTCCGGGCTATGCACATAAAACTAGGGAGATATCTAGCAAATTCTATTATAAGTTCATATAATACTAATGAAAATAACACTGATCAAATTTTAAAAGAATTGGTTGAAGATTTATCAAAGAATATAAATATAGTACAGGTTCGAAAGAAAAATAGTCGTAAAGTTCATGTACCTTATTTTAAAACAAATAGATTATTGGATCAGGAGGGTTAG
- a CDS encoding nuclease-related domain-containing DEAD/DEAH box helicase, with translation MIPPYFHTEIKSNAERKIFKIIENELGNNWTCLHSLGLAQHDKKVEGEIDFLLIGESGIFCLEVKGGRVKREDGVWKFINRYGVENTKYEGPFSQASTAMFSLMNTLQSKDKDFRSVLFGYGIVFPDIEFKIESPEWSSRIIYDKSYSNTEFSGYLNDLVAYWKEKTSYKRALTPKQIAKIIEYLRGDFELVQPLTSKINEIEQEQIRLTENQYKALDRLRNNDRILFQGTAGTGKTLLAVEKAKREAVKNSKVLYLCFNKLLGEKIKQKIIDENLNVEGNSIHQYFYSTIMKSSFKSEFLSEISKFNQNETMIYKKIYPEFFIYALVENEQKYDYLIIDEGQDILNFEWMNALDQIIKGGLEEGKWAIFYDSNNQGEMYKNYDETVVDYLKGYGAVEYMLDLNCRNTKPICIQTSLISGFHVENSLINEGEKVTYDFYSNESEQIKKVSSTINILISDGVNPKDITILLPDNRNISYVDKLNITCSLEKLTTKNINYSRKNTIYYTTAQSFKGLESQIIIYFGIDSIDGKWTNTVNYVAMTRAKKLLFIFLDHSLNKKIKEKSKEYLIRGALQR, from the coding sequence ATGATTCCACCTTACTTTCATACTGAAATTAAAAGTAATGCTGAAAGAAAGATATTTAAAATTATTGAAAATGAATTAGGAAATAACTGGACATGTCTTCATTCATTAGGTTTGGCGCAACATGATAAAAAGGTCGAGGGAGAAATTGATTTTCTTCTTATTGGAGAAAGTGGTATTTTTTGTTTAGAAGTAAAGGGTGGAAGAGTAAAAAGGGAAGATGGGGTATGGAAGTTTATTAATAGATACGGTGTTGAAAACACTAAGTATGAAGGTCCTTTTAGTCAAGCTTCTACTGCAATGTTTTCATTAATGAACACACTGCAGTCAAAGGACAAAGACTTTAGGAGTGTTTTATTTGGTTACGGTATAGTTTTTCCGGATATAGAGTTTAAAATAGAATCACCTGAATGGAGTAGCCGGATTATTTATGATAAAAGTTACAGTAACACTGAATTTTCCGGGTATTTAAATGACCTGGTTGCATATTGGAAAGAAAAAACTAGTTATAAAAGGGCTCTTACTCCGAAACAAATAGCCAAAATTATTGAATATTTAAGAGGTGATTTTGAATTAGTTCAGCCTTTAACCAGTAAAATAAACGAAATAGAACAAGAACAAATCAGGCTTACTGAAAATCAATATAAGGCATTAGATCGATTAAGAAATAATGATAGGATTCTTTTTCAGGGAACTGCCGGTACAGGTAAAACATTGTTGGCTGTTGAAAAGGCAAAAAGGGAAGCAGTGAAAAACAGTAAAGTTTTATATCTTTGTTTTAATAAATTGTTGGGCGAAAAAATTAAACAAAAGATTATTGATGAAAATCTCAATGTAGAAGGAAATTCAATCCATCAATATTTCTATTCAACCATAATGAAAAGTAGTTTTAAAAGTGAATTTTTATCTGAAATTAGTAAATTTAATCAAAATGAAACAATGATTTATAAAAAAATCTATCCTGAATTTTTTATATATGCATTAGTTGAAAATGAACAAAAATACGACTATCTCATAATTGATGAGGGGCAGGATATACTTAACTTCGAATGGATGAACGCTCTTGATCAAATAATAAAAGGAGGACTTGAAGAAGGAAAATGGGCGATTTTTTATGATTCGAATAATCAAGGAGAAATGTATAAAAATTATGATGAAACGGTAGTAGACTACTTAAAAGGTTATGGAGCGGTAGAATATATGTTGGATTTGAATTGTAGAAATACAAAACCAATATGTATTCAAACTTCACTTATTTCAGGATTTCATGTAGAGAATTCTCTTATAAATGAAGGTGAAAAAGTAACGTATGATTTTTATTCAAATGAATCTGAACAAATAAAAAAAGTATCTTCTACTATAAACATTTTGATTTCAGACGGGGTTAATCCTAAAGATATTACTATCCTTTTACCTGACAATAGGAACATAAGCTATGTAGACAAACTAAATATTACATGTTCACTAGAAAAATTAACAACCAAAAATATTAATTACTCGAGAAAAAATACTATTTATTACACGACCGCACAATCCTTCAAAGGCCTTGAGAGCCAAATTATAATATATTTTGGAATAGATTCTATAGATGGAAAGTGGACTAATACGGTTAACTATGTTGCAATGACAAGAGCAAAAAAGCTTTTATTTATATTCTTGGATCATTCCTTAAATAAGAAAATAAAAGAAAAATCTAAAGAGTACTTAATTAGGGGGGCATTGCAAAGATGA
- a CDS encoding M20/M25/M40 family metallo-hydrolase, with protein MKTWNQLFIRYGWKLNQKERNVFDCRLETKKNIDFLLNSLDQADVSYNLENQILSLQSEPVSEQKWVEILDFPLRGRGEGLGFRPGEEEAKVIELDTYIAGIVRQLNRLGFHTSGSCDGHERRPAHVYVMVTKERDSKQLVQMLLALGLKRVNCREHSSSCYITLHLQRNKLLDLAEKMSFIKESWIEQGFDYIKKQMFYVLLEQLLSIPGVSGKEDKIREYVKGKLSPYVDYLSIDRHGNLLAEKTYKSGNGPTILLNAHLDTVCEIESDRVIKKENNIWSSSKGILGGDDRAGVAVLLFIAEHLSNSSFNGKVKFIFTVEEESGLVGANHLDDYFLWGTDAAIVVDRRGKGDIVTSCGGYIPFCDEVYGEFFETIAEKEGLSGWSCTNGGSSDTRIWAEHGIQCVNLSAGYRNEHTDNEYLDVEAAYETVSLIKGIFNNTKELRHVLRTIKRNKDIEQITG; from the coding sequence ATGAAAACATGGAACCAATTATTTATTCGTTATGGGTGGAAATTAAATCAAAAGGAAAGGAATGTATTTGACTGCCGGCTGGAAACGAAGAAGAACATTGACTTTTTATTAAATAGTCTGGACCAGGCAGATGTCTCCTATAATCTGGAGAATCAGATATTATCTCTTCAAAGTGAACCTGTAAGTGAGCAGAAGTGGGTTGAGATTCTTGATTTCCCACTTAGAGGAAGAGGAGAAGGGCTTGGATTCAGACCTGGAGAAGAAGAGGCAAAGGTTATAGAATTGGATACGTATATAGCTGGTATTGTCCGGCAATTGAACCGTTTAGGGTTTCATACTTCAGGCTCTTGTGATGGACATGAAAGAAGACCTGCGCATGTTTATGTAATGGTAACAAAGGAAAGGGATAGTAAACAGCTTGTACAAATGCTGCTGGCACTTGGATTGAAACGCGTAAATTGTCGTGAACATTCCAGCAGTTGTTATATTACTTTGCATTTGCAAAGGAATAAATTACTTGATTTGGCGGAAAAGATGAGTTTTATTAAAGAATCCTGGATTGAACAAGGATTTGATTATATTAAAAAGCAAATGTTTTATGTACTACTGGAGCAACTTCTATCTATACCAGGTGTAAGTGGAAAAGAAGATAAAATACGTGAATATGTTAAGGGGAAACTCAGCCCATATGTAGATTATCTTTCAATTGACCGGCATGGCAATCTGTTAGCTGAAAAGACATATAAATCCGGAAATGGACCGACTATTTTACTGAATGCTCATCTGGACACTGTATGCGAAATTGAATCAGACCGTGTGATTAAAAAAGAAAATAATATATGGTCCAGCAGTAAAGGTATCCTTGGAGGTGATGACAGGGCCGGTGTTGCAGTTCTTTTGTTTATAGCAGAACATCTTTCTAATTCTTCATTTAATGGAAAGGTAAAATTCATTTTTACGGTGGAAGAAGAAAGTGGGCTAGTTGGAGCAAATCATTTAGATGATTATTTCCTTTGGGGGACTGACGCGGCAATTGTAGTGGACCGTCGTGGGAAAGGTGATATTGTAACCTCATGTGGAGGTTACATCCCATTTTGTGATGAAGTGTATGGTGAATTTTTTGAAACTATCGCAGAGAAGGAAGGATTGTCTGGGTGGAGTTGCACAAATGGCGGAAGCAGTGATACACGAATTTGGGCAGAACATGGTATCCAATGTGTTAATCTTTCTGCCGGGTACAGGAACGAGCATACGGATAATGAATATTTAGATGTTGAAGCTGCTTATGAAACTGTTAGTCTGATAAAAGGAATATTCAATAATACGAAAGAACTGCGACATGTACTCCGAACAATTAAGAGGAACAAGGATATAGAGCAAATAACCGGATAG
- a CDS encoding very short patch repair endonuclease: MADKISKEARSRNMSAVKSVSKLEEKVSKELWRKNIRYRRNEKTLFGKPDFSIKKYKIVVFIDSCFWHHCPFHGKIPKNNSDFWKRKLYRNVERDKEVTDYYLNRGWNILRVWEHEFNRDFSQATNKIIIFIENAKG; the protein is encoded by the coding sequence ATGGCTGACAAAATATCGAAAGAGGCACGTAGCAGAAATATGTCGGCTGTCAAATCGGTTTCCAAATTGGAAGAAAAAGTAAGTAAAGAACTTTGGAGAAAAAACATCAGGTATAGGAGAAATGAAAAAACATTATTTGGGAAGCCGGACTTTTCAATAAAGAAATACAAGATTGTGGTATTTATAGACTCTTGTTTTTGGCACCATTGTCCATTCCATGGAAAAATACCAAAAAATAACTCTGATTTTTGGAAAAGAAAGTTATATCGGAATGTTGAAAGGGATAAGGAAGTAACGGATTATTATTTAAACCGTGGCTGGAATATTCTTAGAGTGTGGGAGCATGAATTTAACAGAGACTTTTCGCAGGCTACTAACAAAATAATTATCTTTATAGAAAATGCTAAAGGATGA